A genomic segment from Pleurocapsa minor HA4230-MV1 encodes:
- the dnaB gene encoding replicative DNA helicase produces the protein MKEPNLPPANIEAEEAILGAILFDPKAISQVEASLLPSAFYVSAHQEIYQTALKLYHQGNPTDFMAVSTYLADRDRLDKVGGTAKLAQLLNRTISAVNIDRYVDLVMDKFYRRRVIEAGHKIVDLGYDSTLELEKLLNDSEQEIFSVTQQRTKSGTEHNSEIAMSAFNQLEQNSPIYPTGIQELDRLIMGLEPGSMTILAARPSMGKSAIALYLGLQQIIHHQLPVVIFSLEMTKKQMEYRLWGLISRLYCDHHSNLTPINGDRIRKHRAGLSYLAEKEVESIAKIVKVAVDLPLYMNDNRGINVAGIASEARQVKAREGKLGLVIVDYLQMMASDNGGNRSYELGDVGRGLYQLAGELSVPVLALSQVNRGVEGRQNKRPMMSDLSQSGILEMVADNIIFAYRDEYYDSATSQPGILELILAKARHGDTGTVEVLFDKSSGMIRSLKEFA, from the coding sequence ATGAAAGAACCAAATTTACCTCCCGCCAATATTGAAGCAGAAGAGGCAATTTTAGGCGCAATATTATTCGATCCTAAAGCGATTTCTCAGGTCGAAGCTTCCCTGCTTCCTTCTGCTTTCTATGTTTCGGCTCATCAAGAAATATATCAGACTGCCTTGAAACTTTATCATCAAGGCAATCCTACGGATTTTATGGCTGTTAGTACCTATCTGGCAGATAGAGACAGGTTAGACAAAGTAGGAGGAACAGCTAAATTGGCTCAATTGTTGAACCGTACTATTTCGGCAGTGAACATCGATCGCTATGTCGATTTAGTGATGGATAAATTTTATCGAAGAAGAGTAATTGAAGCTGGTCATAAGATCGTCGATCTAGGCTATGATTCTACGCTTGAACTAGAAAAGCTCTTGAATGATTCGGAGCAAGAGATATTTAGCGTTACTCAACAAAGGACAAAATCTGGCACAGAGCATAATAGTGAGATTGCTATGTCTGCTTTTAATCAACTTGAACAAAACAGTCCGATCTATCCCACAGGAATTCAAGAACTGGATCGACTAATTATGGGACTTGAGCCTGGAAGTATGACAATCTTGGCTGCTAGACCATCAATGGGCAAAAGTGCAATCGCTCTTTATCTCGGTTTGCAACAGATAATTCACCATCAATTACCTGTGGTTATATTTTCTCTGGAAATGACTAAAAAGCAAATGGAATATCGACTTTGGGGTTTAATAAGTCGTTTATATTGCGATCACCATTCAAATTTAACTCCGATCAACGGCGATCGCATACGAAAACATCGAGCGGGATTGTCTTATCTGGCAGAAAAGGAGGTGGAGAGCATCGCCAAGATTGTAAAGGTTGCTGTAGATCTGCCTCTATACATGAATGATAATCGGGGAATCAATGTAGCGGGAATTGCTTCTGAGGCTCGTCAAGTCAAAGCCAGAGAGGGCAAACTAGGTTTGGTGATTGTAGATTATTTACAAATGATGGCATCTGACAATGGTGGCAATCGCAGTTATGAACTGGGTGATGTGGGTAGAGGGTTGTATCAACTGGCAGGAGAATTGTCAGTACCAGTTTTGGCTCTATCTCAAGTCAATCGAGGAGTAGAAGGCAGACAAAACAAGCGTCCGATGATGTCGGATCTTTCTCAGTCGGGCATTCTGGAGATGGTGGCGGATAATATTATCTTTGCTTATCGCGATGAATATTACGATTCAGCTACTTCTCAACCTGGAATTTTAGAATTGATTTTGGCTAAAGCCAGACATGGGGATACAGGAACGGTAGAGGTTTTGTTTGATAAATCTTCTGGGATGATTCGCTCTCTTAAAGAATTTGCTTAA
- a CDS encoding DUF5615 family PIN-like protein — protein sequence MSKICLYLDEDTIKGALVKALLNADLDVITVIDARMLGRSDEEQLIWSTKQKRVIYSFNIGDFCKLHRDYMIQGKTHTGIILAPQQQYAIGQQLTGLLKLVAANSAEDMINQLIFLNSYVKN from the coding sequence GTGAGTAAAATTTGTCTTTATCTTGATGAAGATACAATTAAAGGCGCATTAGTTAAAGCTTTACTTAATGCCGATTTAGATGTCATTACAGTGATTGATGCTCGAATGTTGGGACGTTCAGATGAAGAACAACTAATCTGGTCAACTAAACAAAAACGGGTAATTTATAGTTTCAACATAGGCGACTTTTGTAAATTACATCGAGACTATATGATTCAAGGAAAAACTCATACAGGAATTATTCTTGCACCTCAGCAGCAATATGCAATTGGTCAGCAATTAACTGGATTACTAAAGTTAGTAGCTGCTAATTCTGCCGAAGATATGATAAATCAATTGATATTTTTAAATTCTTATGTAAAAAATTAG
- a CDS encoding DUF433 domain-containing protein encodes MTATVNINRLIVSTPDVCGGRPRIDGSRITVQYVINEIKAGVTPEEILEDKPHLTLAAIYTAIAYYYDNKNSLDAEFAIYNQECNQLTAEYTTGN; translated from the coding sequence ATGACAGCTACAGTTAATATTAATAGGTTAATTGTATCAACTCCAGATGTTTGTGGAGGAAGACCAAGAATTGATGGCTCTCGTATTACTGTTCAATACGTGATTAATGAGATTAAAGCTGGCGTTACTCCAGAAGAAATTTTAGAAGACAAACCTCATCTGACGCTGGCCGCAATATATACAGCCATAGCATACTATTATGACAACAAAAATTCTTTAGATGCTGAGTTTGCTATTTACAATCAAGAGTGTAATCAACTCACAGCGGAGTATACAACAGGAAATTAG
- a CDS encoding site-specific integrase: MDQSKQDIVGSQSGRQKKKAKGTVKIESDKGWLRLRFTYAGKRRAFALGLLDTSINRKFAEQRARQIELDILSNNFDTTLQKYKPLKIKEQMAADLLTVEELIARFIEYKSKLVSSPRSLEKYQTVLTHLKSFNLKDKNTADSLANQSASNFKLDYSEQFYQYLSGKLAPVTLKQSIVWLSACWQWGTEQEIVESDPWKPLIKRIKVPPKQMPSPFASEEIKAIIQGFEQDKYYSHYVEFVEFLFGTGCRTGEAIGLCWKHLNEDCSTVWIGESLSRGTRKAIKTNRARTITLTPRLRSLLLSMKHKSFDLEQPVFRSSKGNPIDDHNFRNRAWKSILSKVGVKYRKPYNTRHTLISHALNQGMNPVEVAQLTGHDVQTLYENYAGNVNSRPRLPEIFR, from the coding sequence ATGGATCAGAGTAAACAAGATATTGTTGGTAGCCAAAGTGGTAGACAGAAAAAGAAGGCGAAAGGAACAGTTAAGATTGAATCTGATAAAGGCTGGCTTAGATTAAGATTCACTTATGCTGGCAAAAGACGTGCTTTTGCCCTTGGTTTACTAGACACTAGCATCAATCGCAAATTTGCCGAACAGAGAGCAAGACAAATCGAGCTAGATATTCTTTCAAATAATTTTGATACCACTCTACAGAAATATAAACCTCTAAAAATCAAGGAACAGATGGCAGCAGATCTGCTAACTGTGGAAGAGTTAATTGCAAGATTTATTGAATACAAATCTAAGCTTGTATCCTCGCCTCGTTCTCTAGAAAAATATCAAACTGTCTTGACTCATTTAAAGTCTTTCAATTTAAAAGACAAAAATACTGCTGACTCTTTAGCCAATCAATCTGCTAGTAATTTCAAGCTAGATTATTCAGAGCAATTTTACCAATATCTATCAGGAAAACTAGCACCAGTGACTTTGAAGCAGTCTATAGTCTGGCTATCTGCCTGTTGGCAATGGGGAACAGAGCAAGAAATAGTTGAATCTGATCCTTGGAAGCCTCTAATTAAGAGAATTAAAGTTCCACCCAAACAAATGCCCAGCCCCTTTGCATCAGAAGAGATTAAAGCGATTATTCAAGGATTTGAGCAAGATAAATATTATTCGCACTACGTCGAGTTTGTTGAATTCTTATTTGGTACGGGTTGCAGAACAGGAGAAGCTATTGGCTTGTGCTGGAAACATCTTAATGAAGACTGTTCTACGGTTTGGATAGGCGAGAGTTTAAGTAGAGGTACCAGAAAAGCAATTAAAACCAATAGAGCTAGAACAATTACCCTTACACCTCGATTGAGATCGCTCTTGCTTTCAATGAAGCATAAGAGTTTTGATTTAGAACAACCTGTTTTTAGATCTTCTAAAGGTAATCCTATTGATGACCATAATTTTAGAAATCGAGCTTGGAAATCGATTTTATCTAAAGTAGGTGTGAAATACAGAAAGCCTTATAATACCCGTCACACGCTTATTAGTCATGCGCTAAATCAAGGAATGAACCCAGTTGAAGTAGCTCAACTGACTGGACATGATGTTCAAACACTGTATGAAAATTATGCGGGAAATGTGAATAGTCGTCCGAGACTTCCAGAAATTTTCAGATAA
- a CDS encoding Fe2+-dependent dioxygenase, producing MIFSINQILSPDQLTEIQQVLSKAEFIDGKLTAGWHAKLVKHNQQLKVGTSEKELKTKIRAALNHNALFQSAIRPKSIHSLLFSRYSQGMSYDTHVDNALMNNQSGLCRSDVSFTLFLNSPQEYTGGELTIEGVQEEQSYKLDAGSAIVYPSTTLHRVNPVTQGTRLVAVGWVQSIIRDSSDRELLFDLETARRAIFAKSGKTPEFDLISKSIANLLRKWAQV from the coding sequence ATGATTTTCTCGATTAATCAAATACTATCTCCCGATCAGTTAACAGAGATTCAACAAGTCTTATCAAAAGCCGAATTTATAGATGGAAAACTGACAGCAGGTTGGCACGCTAAATTAGTTAAGCATAATCAGCAATTAAAAGTAGGAACATCTGAAAAAGAGCTTAAAACCAAAATTCGCGCTGCTTTGAACCACAATGCCTTATTTCAATCGGCGATTCGTCCTAAGTCAATTCATTCCCTGTTATTTAGTCGCTACAGCCAGGGAATGTCTTATGATACCCATGTTGATAATGCCCTGATGAATAACCAATCTGGGTTATGTCGATCTGATGTTTCTTTTACCCTGTTTCTTAATTCCCCTCAAGAATATACAGGGGGAGAATTAACCATTGAAGGTGTGCAAGAAGAACAAAGCTATAAACTAGATGCAGGTTCAGCAATTGTTTATCCTTCTACTACGTTGCATCGGGTAAACCCTGTGACTCAGGGAACAAGATTAGTTGCAGTAGGTTGGGTACAAAGCATAATTCGCGATAGCAGCGATCGCGAGCTTCTTTTCGATCTAGAAACGGCGCGTCGGGCGATCTTTGCTAAATCTGGTAAAACTCCAGAATTTGATTTGATCTCTAAAAGTATTGCTAATTTACTGCGTAAGTGGGCGCAAGTGTAA
- a CDS encoding alpha/beta hydrolase, which produces MPTVDVRGVDHYYEWIRRSENAHKPVMVFVHGWGGSAKYWRSTAEAIADDFDCLLYDLRGFGRSPIPQNAPNLGYKMEDYADDLALLLDALNLNRVYLNAHSMGASVATFFLNRYREKVQQAILTCNGIFEYDALAFAAFHKFGGYVVKFRYNWFLKFPFADRMFMARFLHRPIDKSDRQAFLADFLLADYAAAVGTIYTSVSKEAVEIMPQEFAKLTVPTLMVSGEKDIIIPASMGRQAAALNNKIEYVELPETSHFPMLEDKPAYLKTIKEFLQVSSAVA; this is translated from the coding sequence ATGCCTACAGTTGATGTTCGTGGAGTAGATCATTATTACGAGTGGATTCGTCGTTCAGAGAATGCTCATAAACCAGTCATGGTATTTGTCCATGGTTGGGGAGGATCGGCAAAATATTGGCGCAGCACCGCAGAAGCGATCGCCGATGACTTTGATTGTCTACTCTATGATCTGCGAGGCTTTGGTCGTTCTCCCATACCACAGAATGCCCCTAATTTGGGCTATAAGATGGAAGATTATGCCGATGATTTAGCTTTGCTGTTAGATGCTTTAAACCTCAATCGAGTCTATCTCAATGCTCATTCAATGGGAGCATCAGTTGCTACATTTTTCCTCAACCGCTATCGTGAAAAAGTGCAACAGGCAATTCTCACCTGTAACGGTATTTTTGAATACGATGCCTTAGCTTTTGCAGCTTTTCATAAGTTTGGTGGCTATGTAGTCAAGTTTCGCTACAATTGGTTTTTAAAATTTCCCTTTGCCGACAGAATGTTTATGGCACGGTTTTTACATCGTCCAATTGATAAAAGCGATCGCCAGGCATTTTTAGCCGATTTTCTTTTAGCTGATTATGCAGCTGCGGTAGGCACAATCTATACTTCCGTCAGTAAAGAAGCGGTAGAAATCATGCCTCAAGAATTCGCCAAACTAACAGTACCTACTTTAATGGTTTCAGGAGAAAAAGATATTATTATTCCTGCCAGCATGGGTAGACAAGCAGCCGCTTTAAACAACAAGATTGAGTATGTAGAACTACCAGAAACCTCACATTTTCCCATGTTGGAAGACAAGCCAGCTTATCTCAAGACAATTAAAGAATTTTTGCAGGTTAGCAGTGCAGTGGCTTAA
- a CDS encoding nuclease A inhibitor family protein encodes MTDPDRELIKQLESATTDLLWFSEAEYPIQVVYWHDAANFTLDTLLQQHDYPPDTKVAMPEFSAFFAVATKQETWHNEAEQAQVLRYQTLVNLMANNLTNIKVYLLGDIEIDAYILGTTPQMAIAGLATRIVAT; translated from the coding sequence ATGACTGATCCAGATCGAGAATTAATTAAACAATTAGAGTCAGCAACCACAGATCTACTCTGGTTTAGTGAAGCAGAATACCCGATTCAAGTTGTCTATTGGCATGATGCAGCTAATTTTACTCTGGATACCTTATTACAGCAGCACGATTATCCTCCTGACACCAAAGTAGCGATGCCAGAATTTTCTGCTTTTTTTGCTGTTGCCACTAAACAGGAGACTTGGCACAACGAAGCCGAACAAGCTCAAGTGCTGAGATACCAAACTCTAGTCAATTTAATGGCAAATAATCTCACAAATATCAAAGTATATTTGCTGGGAGATATTGAAATTGATGCCTATATTTTAGGTACAACTCCGCAGATGGCGATCGCTGGATTGGCCACTCGAATAGTTGCAACTTAA
- the rpoD gene encoding RNA polymerase sigma factor RpoD, protein MTQANQVLATIANPGNDWESLIDEDSSKNQDSIELKSAAKGKKKPASTTKRAERGRKKPYTEDSIRIYLQEIGRIRLLRAEEEIELARQIADLLELERLKDSLEDGLGREATEEEWAREVDMEYRKFRRRLFIGRRAKDKMVQSNLRLVVSIAKKYMNRGLSFQDLIQEGSLGLIRAAEKFDHEKGYKFSTYATWWIRQAITRAIADQSRTIRLPVHLYETISRIKKTTKLLSQERGRKPTEEEIATRMEMTIEKLRFIAKSAQLPISLETPIGKEEDSRLGDFIEADGETPEDQVSKSLLREDLESVLDTLSPRERDVLRLRYGLDDGRMKTLEEIGQIFNVTRERIRQIEAKALRKLRHPNRNSILKEYIR, encoded by the coding sequence ATGACCCAAGCTAATCAAGTCCTAGCAACGATCGCCAATCCTGGAAACGATTGGGAGAGCCTAATCGATGAAGATAGCAGCAAGAATCAAGATAGCATCGAGCTAAAATCAGCAGCTAAAGGGAAAAAGAAACCAGCTAGTACTACAAAACGTGCTGAACGCGGTAGAAAGAAACCGTACACTGAAGATTCTATTCGTATTTATCTACAAGAAATTGGTCGCATCCGACTGCTAAGAGCAGAAGAAGAAATTGAGCTAGCACGTCAGATTGCCGACTTATTAGAACTAGAAAGACTAAAAGATAGTCTCGAAGATGGTCTAGGTAGAGAAGCTACCGAGGAAGAATGGGCAAGAGAAGTAGACATGGAATACCGTAAATTCCGCCGTCGCTTGTTTATTGGTCGCCGAGCGAAAGATAAAATGGTACAGTCCAACCTACGTTTGGTAGTATCGATCGCCAAAAAATATATGAACCGTGGCTTATCTTTTCAGGATTTGATTCAAGAAGGTTCTCTTGGTCTAATCAGAGCCGCAGAAAAATTCGATCACGAAAAAGGATATAAATTCTCTACTTATGCCACTTGGTGGATTAGACAGGCAATTACCAGAGCGATCGCCGATCAATCTCGCACCATCCGTCTTCCTGTTCATCTTTATGAAACCATCTCTCGCATTAAAAAAACTACTAAATTACTTTCTCAAGAAAGAGGACGCAAACCTACAGAAGAAGAAATTGCTACTCGCATGGAAATGACCATTGAGAAGCTCAGATTTATCGCTAAATCAGCTCAATTACCTATTTCCTTAGAAACACCCATTGGTAAAGAAGAAGACTCTCGTTTGGGCGATTTTATCGAGGCTGATGGCGAAACCCCAGAAGACCAGGTGTCCAAAAGCCTACTAAGAGAGGATTTAGAAAGCGTATTAGATACTCTTAGTCCTCGTGAACGCGATGTTCTACGTCTGCGCTATGGTTTAGATGATGGTCGCATGAAAACATTAGAGGAAATCGGCCAGATTTTTAATGTTACTCGCGAGCGTATCCGCCAAATTGAGGCTAAAGCCTTACGTAAACTGCGTCACCCCAACCGCAACAGTATATTAAAAGAATACATCCGTTAA
- a CDS encoding polysaccharide deacetylase family protein yields MNILSPGTLVISLDLELYWGMRDVISLDDYQKHLVGVRQAIPAILELFKKYKIHATWATVGFLYYADIEELQENIPAQLPSYDRSQLDPYQYINTLKKEDNQQLHFCPDLIELVKQYAGQEIGTHTFSHYYCLETGQTQAQFKADLHAAIAIAEKANLSTTSLVFPRNQYNQAYLAAIIDCGINCYRGNETSSIYHDERGDGDRPRKRILRLLDAYINLTGHNCQSWSDLRSTYPINIPASRFLRPYSAKLKYLDGLRLRRITSGLKYAANHGLVYHLWWHPHNFGVNLAENLNFLEKILQSYQKLNTQDKMQSLNMGEIAKLCLNPQKQVSKVLTTDY; encoded by the coding sequence ATGAATATATTATCTCCAGGAACTCTAGTTATTTCTCTTGACTTAGAGCTTTATTGGGGAATGCGAGACGTTATTTCTCTCGATGATTATCAAAAGCATTTAGTAGGAGTTCGTCAAGCTATACCCGCTATTTTAGAACTATTTAAAAAATATAAAATTCACGCTACTTGGGCTACTGTTGGGTTTCTTTATTATGCTGATATTGAAGAATTACAAGAAAATATCCCAGCGCAACTACCCAGTTATGATCGATCGCAACTCGATCCTTATCAATACATCAATACTTTAAAAAAAGAAGATAATCAACAGCTGCATTTTTGTCCAGATTTAATCGAATTAGTTAAACAATATGCAGGACAAGAAATTGGCACTCATACTTTTTCTCACTATTACTGTTTAGAAACAGGACAAACTCAGGCACAATTTAAAGCAGATCTTCATGCAGCGATCGCCATTGCCGAAAAAGCTAACTTAAGCACAACCAGCTTAGTATTTCCGCGCAATCAATATAATCAAGCTTATTTAGCAGCGATTATAGACTGCGGGATCAATTGTTATCGAGGCAACGAAACTAGCTCAATTTATCATGACGAAAGGGGAGACGGCGATCGACCTCGTAAGCGAATTTTGCGCCTGCTTGATGCATATATTAATTTGACTGGTCACAATTGCCAGTCTTGGTCAGATTTGCGCTCTACCTATCCGATCAATATTCCTGCTAGCCGTTTTCTGCGTCCCTATTCCGCCAAGCTTAAGTATCTAGATGGTCTACGTCTACGTCGCATCACTTCAGGGTTAAAGTATGCTGCTAATCATGGACTGGTATATCATCTATGGTGGCATCCCCACAACTTTGGCGTCAATCTAGCAGAAAATCTGAACTTTTTAGAGAAAATTCTTCAGTCATACCAGAAGCTAAATACTCAAGACAAAATGCAATCTCTAAACATGGGCGAGATTGCTAAACTTTGTTTAAACCCACAAAAGCAAGTATCTAAAGTATTAACTACTGATTACTGA